TCGGGCCGTCGTACACGTCCATCGCGGTCCAGAACGATTGGTCCGAGAGGTGCGTGACGTCCAGAATCATCCCGACCTTCATGAACTCCTTCAGGAGTTTCACGCCCGCGGGTGTCATCGGCCCATCGGTGGCCGTGCCGAAGGCGTACTGCCCCAACCCGTAGTGCGCCGGGCCGACCGCACGCAGGCCCAGCCCGAACCAGTGCGCCACTTGCTCCGGCGTCACGATCGGGTCCGCGCCTTCCATGCTCAGGATGATCCCGAGCGGCGTGTTGTTCGGGTCCGCTTCCCACGCCTTCCAGTGTGCGGTTAACTCGCTCCGGGTGTGAATGAACTTCAGGTGCCCTTGTGCTTCCAGGAGCCGGTAGTAACCGAGTGAGCCGAAGGCGTGGGAGTACGCGATGTGCTGCGTGGCGTAGTCGATGTCGCCGCGCTTGAAGCCCCAGCGGGTCGCCGCGTCCGGGCCGCTGCGGGCCAACAGCGTTGCGACGCAAACGGGCACGCGGCACCGCTTGAGTTCGGGGAACGTGACCGTTCCCTGCCCGCGCCCCTTGATGTCGGTGAAGCCTTTTTCGACCTCACGCAGCTTCGGGACGCTCAGGAACAGGTCGCGGTTGTAGTTGAGGGCGTTGAGGGCGAGGTCGAGGTGGGCGTCGATCATCGGGCGCATGTGCGGGACTCGCGAGGGTCGGTGGTGGGGTGTCATTCTATCCCCCGCCCGCGTAGCCGCCCTCGTGAAGTGCGCGCCGGGCCATCACATCGTTCTTTTGGCGGGCGTAACTCAGGCCGGTCGCGGATTCGAGCTTGTTCCAGTACGCAATGGCCCGTTCGTACATTTCGGGGCGCTCGGGGCCGAGGCGCTCGCACAATTTGGCCAGCGTCTCGAACACCCACGGGTCCGTTGTTCCGCGTGCTTGTGCCAACTTCTCGATCTGGCGCAACGGGCGGTAACACAGGTCCGTGAGCGCGACCGATTCGTAGAGCCGGTAGAGTTCGCGGAGCAGTTCGGGACCGTCCGTCCGGACGCGAATCGCGCGGTCGAGGACCGTGAACGCTTCGTCGATGCGGCCCGCGGTCCGCAAACTTCGTGCGCTCGTCGTTTCGGGCGTGTCGAGCCAGAAGCGGCGGAGTCGGTCGCGTTGCGCGCCGAGCCACGCCCCCAGGCCACTCTTCGGCTCTTGTACCGGCAGCGGTTGCTTCTTCAGCCAGTTTTCGAGTTGCTGGCCGCGTGCGTGGAGCGCGAGGATATCGAGGCTGGAACCCGGATCGGGCGTTCCCCCGAACCCGTCGGTCGACGCGGGTAGGTCCGTGAGGATGGACGATTCGCTCAGCGGCGGACGCTCACGCGAACCAGTAAGAGCCGGAAGCGCGGCACGTTCGGCCGTCGAGGGCCGGATCTCGATTCGTACTACGAGCGGCCCGATGAGCAACTCGTCACCGTCCGCGATTCGGGCGATGTAGTTAACGGCTTTTCGGTTCCGGCCCAGCGGCTTTTTCGAGAGCGTGTGAATGTACCAGGTACCGGCGTGCGAAGCGAGAAGGGCGCTCAATCGCGAGAGCCGCGTATCGGCCAACTGAACGTGGCAAACCGAGAGTCGACCGAACAGCAGATCGTGGTCGACTGCCCGGCACTCTTCCATGCCGTCTGGGTTCGTGATGTACGCGAAGCAATCGGGTGGGACGTCTTCTTCGGCCTCGGATTCGTCGTCGGTGTTGTTTGGTGCAATAAACGTGAACTTGTTCTCGCCGATCGCGAGCACGTCTCCCTTTCGGGGCGTCACGCGCTGAGCCGCACGCAGTGGGCGGCGGTTGAACCGGACGCCGTCATCGGACAGCCCGAACAGTGCCCAGCCGGTCAGGTATCGTACCGCGAGCGCGGCTAGGTACGGGCTGTCGTCCGTCAAAACGTCGGCGTGTTCGGCCGCGCCAATAAGGGCACGTTCCGGGGGTAACTTGATGATTTCCCCTGTGTGCACGTTTTGTAGATGAAAGTCCATCTCGGCAGTCCGGTCGGGCGAAATGGAGGGTTGACGCGGTCGTCGGGAGTTAGTCGGGGCGAAATGAGACGACTCGGATTAGTATACCTCACATCCGGCCGCGCTTGCAAAATTCACTCCTACCACACAATCCAGAACACGAACAAGGCCGCAAGAAGCACAAAAACAAGCAAAACGGACGGTTGGCGGAGCAGCGACGCCACGCGCTCACCGAACGGGTGGGCCGTTCCCGGCACCGGTCGCAGACGCGCGGGGAGAAACACACGCTCAAAAATCGTAAGAACTGGCCCGAACACACGATCCAACGCGCCTTGCGTCTCCGTTTCAGGTGGCGCCAAAGGGCGCCGAGCCGGAATCGGAGCGGGTTGGGCCGATTTCGACTTGCGCACCGGTTTAACCGATTTTGCGGGCGCATCATCTGTCGGGAGAAGTTCTCGGAATTCCTCAATCAACTCGACTGCTGTTCCGCGATCGTCCGCGCGCTTCGCCAGCATTCTCTGAAGGAGCCAACTCAGTTTCTGGGGCATGTTCGAGTTAAAATCGGTCGCCAACGGAATCGGAGCGTGGGAGTGTGCCTTCATAAACGCGACCGCGTCCCGCCCCTCGACTTCATAAGGGGGGCGACCCGTCAGCGCGTAAAACAAGGTGCCCCCGAGTGCGTAAAGATCGGACGCGGGGACGACACGCTCCGCCCACTGCTCCGGCGGGGCGTATTCCCGGGTGCCGACGAACACGCGCCGGCCGCTTCTGGACACCGCCGCACTCTCAACTGTACCGACCGCGCCGAAGTCGAGCAGCTTGGCCGCGGTTTCGTTCGGGCGCGTGCCGGCTTCCGGGGGCGGACCGAGGGGGATCACGTTCGCGGGCTTCACGTCGCGGTGAATGAACCCATTTTGGTGAATGACCGCCAGTCCGCCGAGCAGGTCGATGCCCCATTTCACCGCGAACTGCCAGGGGATGGGGCCGGACCACCGGACCATTCGGTGGAGGTCGTTCCCGTCCACGAGTTCCATCGCGATCAGGTATTCGTTGGTCGGCTTGTTGTCCTCGTCGCGGACGCGCTCGTACAGGTAAAACCGCGCGACGCTCGGGTGCTGGATCTTCATCATCGTGCGGGCTTCCTGCTCGAACCGCGCCCGGCTGGTTTCGGTGTCGCGCGTGAGCGTTTTGATCGCGACGAACCGGGGTGGGTTCAGTTGGCGCCCGCGGTAGACCTCACCCTGACCACCCTCCCCAAGTTTCTCCAGGAGTAGGAACTGATTCACTGTCAGTTGCCGCTCGATCGGTGTTTGATCGCCTTCGAGCCACAAATCAATGACACCTCGCTGGTACTCGCTCAGTCCCGCTGGGGCTTCGGCCGTGTCTCCGGGCGTCGCGGTGTACCAGTCGGGCGGGTGTGCGGTGAGAGCATCAAGAGTCGCGCCCGGATCGCCCCCGCCGGCGCGAGCGGCGCGCTCCCAGCGCGTTCGGCTGACGATCCGACAGCCGATCAATACGTTCGCGAGGTCCGAGAGCGTTCGCATTCTTCGACCGATCGAGAGGGCGCAAATGATTGGGGCGGCGGGTGTTATTTTGGCACGGGGGCGCCGAAATTCCAAATCACCTCGCGGGCGCTGTTACTTCTTGATCCCGGTCGCGTCCACAATGGTCATGGAACCGTAACCCTCTGCCCAGCGCCCCTGGAATTCGGCCGCTCCAACGAACTCTTCCGTACCGATCCGCGCCGTCCAATCTTTCTGTGCTTTGTTCGCGGAGTCGACGAAAACCTTTACCAGATATTTCCCCGCCGGGAGGGAAGGCTTACCCTTCGCCCACGATTTTGCTCGGTCGGAACCCAGTGCGGCGAGCAGCGTAACCGTGTGCTGCCAGCCTTTGTCACCACACGCCCGGTCCGAAGTGGCGATCGGGTCTTTTTCCCAGGCGCCGGTCTTCGCGTCCCAAGCGTACACATCGACTTGGAGTAGTTTCCCGTTCCAGGCCGCGGGTGTGTTGTTCAGTCGGAACCACGCCTCGGTGCCGAAGTGTTTGGGTGCTACGTCCTTTGGGGGCAGGTCGGCTGCAGCGGCGTACTTGCCCTTCTTGATTGCGGCCACGTCTTCGGCCCATGCACGGATCGCCTTGTAGCCCTGATCTCCGACGACGATTTTCACCCCACCTCCGTGCTTCACCTCGTTGAGCGGTTTCGTGAGGAGAAGGCTCTTTTCCGGTTTGTCGAGATCGAGCAATTTGCTTGTAAACAGGTAATCCATTGTGGCTTCGGGGCCAGCTTTCCGGAACCACGCGACGCGCTCGCCGTACTCCTTCACGAGCTTGTCGTTCTGCGGTGTGCCCTCGGTGTGGCAGTTCATGCAGCGGAACCGCAGCGACCAGATGTTTGTCTCGAACGACGCCAATATGCGGTCCTTGCGCGCGTGCCGGATCACTTCGACTGGTTTCGTTGCGAGCGCGGGGATTTTTTCGGGCTTGGGAACGTTGCGCAACGTGGGATCGCTCGCGCATGCCTTGATCCACGCCGCGAACGCTTCGTATTCGGCTTTCTGGCGCTTCGCCGAGATCAACCCCGCGGCTTTCGGATCGTCCGCGCCGCGATTAATGAGCGCGAGGATCTTTGAGTTCTCGGGCTTGTCGAGATCAATTAATCCCTGCTCACGCAGTGCGAGGAACGTATCCGTCGCGGACGGCAGGATGTACTGCTTGATGTCCACCGTCGCGAGGTGACACCGCGTGCAACTGGATGGGTCCGGGGACTTGAAGATAGGCGCGATACGCTCCTCGAACACTTTCGCTGCCGTACTTTCGGCTGCGGTTGTAGCAGGGGAGACATCGGTCGGTGTGGGTGCTGATGGTTCGTGGCAGCCGAACATCGCCGCGGCACCAACTGTAATTGCGAGCGTTGTGGAGAGGTAGGTGGGAGACATCGGGCGCTCCTGAACTCGGAGTTACCGGTTCACTTCCGGTGGGCGCATTGTTGTTGAGTCAGGGTACTCGATTTTGAAGCCGCGTGCTTGTGGCTCGGGTGAATCAGAATTGGTGATCGGGACGACCGAAGTGTTATTGGGGAATTCGCTGCTATCAAAACGCACTCGGCGGATTTGCAGCAGCCTCTCCATCTGCTACAAATCCGCCGAGTATTTTGCTTCAGATAGCAGCTCACCGTGCAGAATGCCTCTCCCCTCACTCTGCACGATGAGCCACTTCTTTAGTAGCCATCAGTAGAGCACGTGCCGCGCCAAAATCGGGCATGGTCCGATAAAAAACTCGAAGTGCTAGAATTTCAGGCGAATTGAACTCGCGGGTTTTTCGAATATCCTTTTCGCGCTTCTGTTTTGTGCTGTGTTCATGCGCAAAGTGTGCGACGGACGTGTGCAATCGCGTCACGGGTTGAGAGCCGGCTCCTGCTGCGGTATACTCGGCCACACACCAGGGTGAGTTGACGGAGGTGCCCATGACTGCGACGGATCTCGTTCACCGTCCGCTCGGAGGGGCGCGTGTGCTGGTCGCGGAGGGCGACGCGGACGATTCGGTGGTTCTTACCGCCGTCTTGCGCCTCAATGGTTTCGATGCGTGCGAAGCTCGAACGGCCGAGGACGCGCTGAAAGCCGCGTCCGATACGCGCCCGGCCGTTCTGATGGTTGATTTGGACCTGCCCGACTTGGATGGCTGCGCGCTCATTCGTCGGGTGCGGCGCTTGCCCGATCCCCCGGCGGTCGTTGTGGTAACCGGCCACACGGCCGAGAGCGTGCGTCGGGCGGCGCTGGCGGCCGGGGCATCGGCGTTCCTCCTGAAGCCGGCCGATCCGATCGAACTGACGAAGTTGGTCGGGCAGTTGAGCGAGGAGCAGTTGGGGCGGAAAACGGGCTGAGCGATGTCCGCTCACGTGCTCGGGACCGGTTCCGAGCACATGAGTATCCAGTATCACGGCTTCTTGCCGTCTTTAGTTGGTGGACCGGGTGGCGGCCCGAATTTGGGCGCGGGGAACAGATCCGAGAGCATTTCTGAGAACGCCGATTCTTCAAGCTTCCCAGCCTTTTTCTTGTCAAAGGCGTCGAACAGCTTGCTCGCGGCGCCGATCAGTTCTTCGGACGTCAACTTACCGTCCTTGTTCGCGTCCGCGCGGGACAGGATCGGGCCGGCCATAAAGTTGCCGAGCGAGAAGCCGCCCGGAGGGGGCGGAGAACCTTCGGGCGGCTTCGGGAACATCCCGTTGAGTCCCACCGTGAGCGCCTTCTGATCGACCAACCCGTCCTTGTCTTTCTCGCTCGCGTCGAACACTTTCTTCGCGATCCCGATCCACTCGTCGCGCGACAACTGACCGTCCTCGTTGGTATCGAGCGCGCCCATGAGCGGGCCGGCCATGATGTCGCCGATCTTCGGGGGCGGACCGCCGAACCCGCCGTTCGTTGGGACGTGCCCCTTGGACGTGCCCGCGACCTGCGCCGCGACCGACGTGGTGCGCTTCTCGATGAACGTCTTGAGTGCGGGCGGCTTGCCGAAGCCGAACCCGTTGGGTGCTCCGTCTTTCCGAACTTGCGCGGCTTTGGCGTCGCGTGCGATCAGTTCCTTCGTCGCCGTTTCCGTCGCTTCCAGTTCCTTCAACAGCCGTTCCTTATCGAAGCACTTGGCGGACAGTTCTTTAAGCAACTTCTGGTACTTCTCGGCCATTCCCGGGACCGCGAGCACGCGCTCGGTCAGTCGGTGGGTGCCCGCATACGGGTGCGCCATGCTCAGGTTCATCTGCTGGTCCGCGGTGCCGAGGATCATGAAGTTGGCGAACGCGCGGTCGAGATCCCAGGGGAAGAAGTGGAGCCGGCCGCTTTTCGGGTGCAGGTAGATGTAGTAGTTGTGCCCGAGCGTGAAGAACCCGTCCGAGTTCGCCACGAACGCGGTCGCGGCCAGGAATCGCAGGTACGCATCGGTGTCGAGGTACGAATCGATCTCCTTGCTGAACGTGGCGTCGTCGGCTTTCCGCACCAGTTGGGCGAACGCGACCACGCGCTTGGCCTCGTCCGGTGTCGCGTCCCGTTTCGGGGCGAACTGCTTCTTGTACTGGTTCCAGTCCTCGCCCATTTCCGCGAAGTCACGTACCCCTTCCGGTTTCAGCAAGAGGCCCGCGTCGGTTCCAAAATTGTTCCGCAGGAACTGTTTGTCGACCGCCTCCGTCGCGGTGTAGAACCCGAGCAACTCCTTGTCGTACTTGCCCGGAACCGTGAGTCGCACTTCTGCGAACGCGGTGCGTGGGGCGGGCACCCCGGCCGTGCGGTAGAGCGAGTAGCCGAGCGATTCCCGGAGCTTGGACGGGTCCGCGACCCCGCAGTGCAGATTAATCGTCTTCGACCCACTGAACCGCCCGGTCCCGCCGAAGTGGTCGAGGTCGATCTTGAACGACTTCTTGATGGTACGCGATGCGTCCCCGATGGTGCCGTTGCCCTTGTACCGGATGCCGATGTCTTTGAACGTCTCGTTACCGATCGTGACCGTTCCCGTAGCCCACGGCAAATCGGCTCCGAAGTTGTTCCGGTGGACCTCTCGGTTCGGGTCAACTGGTTTCTCCGGGGCTTTGGGGGCCGCACCGGGACCGAAACCCGGGAACCCGCGCCCCGTGCGGGGTTGCATCGCGGCGAACTCTTCGGCCGAAATGGTGATATGGACGTCCCACACCTGGCCCGGTTCAAACGCTCCCGGTTTGTTATCCGGCTTGGCAACGGCGGTTGGTGCGCTGATTGGGGTGAGGGCCAAACCCATTGCGCCAACGAACCACAACGAATGAAGACGGAACCGAGAACCGTTACCCATCGCTTCTCCCGTTGTCGGACGGATAGGGGCCGCGTTCGAGTTGGTGGATTCACTTGATGATAACGGAAAATACTCTCAATTTTCACTAAATTGTGTGGGTAAGCAGGTGTTCTGGATGAGGGAATCCCTTTCAGCGTTCACAACGGAAGGGCTTCCACGCGATTTCGGACGCGGCCGGGGATCGGTTCCAGGATTTGCTCCCCGGTCATCGGGCAACCGAGTTAGCTCGCAGCCGACAACCGCCTGCTCATCGACGCGGTGCTCTGGATCGCCGGGTTGGGTTTCCTGGCGCGATTTGCCCGAGCGGTTCGGCAAGTGGAACTCGGCTTGGCGCCGGTTCGACTGTTGGGCTCGTAAGGGCACATGGGCAGCGGTGTTTGAGGTACTGCAAGACCCGGACCTGGAGTGGCAGCCCTCAACTTGACTGTGATCCGGGTTCACCAGCACGCCGCGGGAGCCCCAAAAAAGCCGACGGCACCGGGGCCAGGAAAATCAAGCGTTGAGCCGAAATCAGGGTGGATTCGGAACCAAGATCCACACCACGGTGAACGGGTTGGGCTCCCGGTCCGCTTGATCCGGGGCCAGGATCAAGCAGCCGACGTGTCGCAAGCGCGAACTCTGATCGAGGGGATCCCGTTCGAGAGTCGTGGTCGGGGACAAGGGATACGGCTCGAAGGATGTTGTGGCCGCGGTCGAGGATCGCGGCGGTGAGTCCGTGATCCCGAGTCGAGCGAACGGGACCGCGCCGCATGAAACCGATTGGTCGCGATACAAGGGCCGGAACTTGGTCGAGTGGTTTTGGTCGAAGGCTTTGTGGTACGCGCCCGGTCGATCACGTAGTTTTGCGATCAGTGGGTTATGCCCGTTCCATCCCGAGCCACGTGATCGACCGGGCGCGTACCGCGAAGCCGTACCGCTGAGTTGCGACCCGGTTCGAGAAGAAGGCCCAGAATCTCCTGGCGTTCGTTTACGCGGCCTCGATCACGCTAAAGTAGCCCAAAGGCCCAACGTTTCCTGGGCCTTGTCCACGCGCCCTTATCTCGACTGGTGCCGATTCGGGGTAGCCGCCCGCGGCGGGGTAGCATGAGTGTTACTGAGGTCTCGTGCCCCTCGCCCACGGACGGTCGCCGTGATTCCACCACCCGAGGCGCGGCCCCGGGTCGCCGCGCTCGGGTTCTCATTCACGGGACCGACGTACCCGCGGTTCTCGGCGCCCCTGGTCGGTGCGGACCACCGGTCGGCGCACCGTGGCCAACTCGTTGCGCGCGCCCCGTCGTCGGGCACCGGGGCACCGACTACCCGCGCGTCCGGTCTCGCGCCCGTGGTCGGGACGGGCGCGCGGGTGCGCCCTGATGCGGCTCGTGCTCGGCCGCCTCGTCACCGACGGGCCGGTGTACCCGGTCGGTGGCGCTACGGCACCCACGAGCCGGGCGCGGTTCGGGCACCGGCACCGGACCCGGCTCGTGTTGGTGAGCACGTTGCACCCGGACGCCAACCTGTTCGACCCGCCCCCCGCCGTACAACGGGCCCGGGTGCCCACGGGTTAAGGGCACGCGCCGGGCGAAGCCCCGAGGGGGCGTTGCCGCCGCCGCGGCCTTCGCCCGGTTGGAAGTCGGGTGGTACGGGGCGGGAAGCGGCGTGTCGCGGCCCTCGACGGGACCGGTCACGGGTACAAGGCCGGTGAGGGGCTGGTCCCATTGCGCGCGGGGTTCGTCAAGGACACCACGGCACGCACCGGGAGGGCAAGCCGACGCCTTCGACCGTGATCGGTCACTACTGCGGGCGCCGGAGCATCGAAACCACGTTCCAGGAAGCCCGGTCGGGACTCGGATTGGAGACCACGCGCGGGTGGCGCGAGAACACGGCCCTCCGCGCCGGCCCGTGCCTGTTGGGGTTGCACTCGGTGGTCGCGTTCCTGTTCCCCGCGCCCCGGAGCCGAAGCGGGTCGGTGCCGTGTCGTGGCCCGGCAAGGCGACCGCCACGTTCGCCGGCGCCCGGAGCGCCGTCCGCCGGTGGCTCTGGGCCGCAGCTCTTCTTCCGCGGGCCGGTGCGGACGCGGTCCTCGATAAACGGCCCACCGCCGTGCGGGAAGTACGGCTTACTACGCTCGCGCCGGCGGCCCGAGCACCCGGAATCGGCTCCAGTCGAGCTCCTGACCGCTGCGCAAAGGCGGTCGAACTTCTTGGCCCCTAAAATGGGGTATGGAGTCTTTGGACTTCGCCCCTGGTGATTGGCGCGAGTGGCGGAGGTTTCGAGCCTTGCAACTCAGGGAGCAGGGCGGGTTTCAGCGGCGCAGCGCCACGGCCTTGGGAGTCATCGAGGACGCCGTCAGCTGTTGGCTCGTGCGGACCCGCAACAGTGGTCCCGAAACGACGAATCGGGTTCTATCTGTTACCAGAGTTGGGGCGTAAGTGCGGACCAAGGGCCCAGGCCCGGTGATCCGCGAGAAGCAAACGCGGGACCACCTGTCGGTCATGGGCGGGATGACCCGGAGGGCCAGGTCTATACCTTGGCGAGACGAGCTCGCCATCGGTCGGCTGCGCCAGAAACCTCGCCTGGTCCAAGCCTTCTTTGTCCAGGCCGGATTGGGGCTATGAAAGTTCGACCGCCTTTGCGCAGCGGTCAGTAACACTACTCCGTTAGAAGCCCGCACCCGACAGTCGGGTTCGGGTCTCTAACCGGTCATGAAGACATACACTCCGAACCTCGACCTGGCCGTTCTCGACCGCCTGCGCGAGTGCGCGGCCCTATTTGCCCCGGACTTCCCCCCGGCCAAGCCCGCGCGCTGGGCCGGGGGGTACCTGCACGGCCTCCTGACCGACAGCGAGCGCAGGAGGCTGGGCGTGCGCCCGGACACCTTCTGGCCCGCCTCGATGGTCTTCACCGACGGGCGGTCGATGATTCCCGCGCGCGGGGTCGGTTCCCTCGTCGCGTGCCCGGATCTCGGATCGGAGGGCGTTATGTACCGGCTCCCAAACCCCGGCCTCGTGCCACGTGTAGAAGCCGTACGAGACCGTCTCCCGGGGTGGGACGTCGTGCGGCAACATGCGCCACGTGCGTCCGCCCCAGACCAAGTCGAGGGCGGCGTTGACCACCTCCCGCAGGGGTACGTGCGGGAGGTGGTCCGGCCATCGCCCTGCGGGAATAGGTGCCCGATGTTGTCCCGCGGGATCCGTCAGGTCGCTCGGGTGGCGCTCACAGGTGCTCATACCCGAATGGTAGAGACCGCTCCAAACGGCCCTCGGGGCCGCTTCCTAGGGCGTGTTGACATTCCTCATCTTTCCTACACAACGAGTCGGAGTGTTTTACGTGTCGATGGATGTGGGTGGGCGATGCGTTACGTGCTCACGGACGACCTGTGGACGACACTGGAGCCCCTGGCCCGGCAGGCCAAGTGGTACAAGGGCGGGCAGAAGCCCGTGTTGTTGGATTGGGGCTTCTTCGAGGCGCTCTTGTACCTGGCCCGTACCGGTATCCCGTGGCGCGACTTGCCCCCGGAGTTCGGGCGCTGGGACGCGGTGTACAACCGGTTCCGCCGGTGGGTCGCATCCGGTGGGCTCCGGGTTCTGTTCGAGGGGACGACCACCGATCCCCGGTTCGGGGCTGTTCGCCGAGTGTTCATCGATTCGACTATCGTGCGCGCCCACCAGCATGCGGCCGGGCGCGGCGCAAGCATAAAAGATCGGGGCCACGCGCGTGGCCCAGGCTCAAGCCCTCGGGCGCGGTCGGGGCGGGCTGAGCGGGCTGAGCACCAAGATCATCGCGACCATCGCCGACGAGGACACGGTGCTCACGGTGGACGTGGTCCCCAGACAAGCGGGCGATGCGCCGCTGCTGGTTCCAGTGCCGGACCGCACCTTGGCGCGCGGCCCGGTGGACGAGATCGTCGGGGACAAGGCCTTTGACGGTGACCAGTTGCGATGCGACTGCTTAAACCGGGAGGTGAACCCGAACATCCCACTCAAGTCCAACCGAGATCCGGATCAGTGGGTATTCGATACCGACAGCTACAAGGAGCGGAACCGGGTCGAGCGCCTGTTCGGCAAAGCCAAACCGTTCCGCCGCATCGCCACCCGGTACGAGAAGCTCAAGGTCACCCACTTCGGGCTGTTACACGTGGTTCTCGGCTTCATACGCCTGCGCAAACTGAGGAACGTCAACACGCCCTAGACGGCCATTTAGAGCCGCGTATTATTACCTCGGTCGGTAACAATCGCACATATTATGCGGTTGCAGCGTAGAGCATACCGGGTGCGGGAAGTGGTTTCGAACGTATCCGGGGCGTTTGTGCAGTCGGTTCACGAACCCTTGCACGCGGGACCGTAACTCGCCCTTGTTGTTCGGCACCCCCGCCGCGTTCACCGCCCCTCCAAGTCGTTGTTCCGGTACTCCGTCACGGGCGTCGGGTAGGAGGATCCCCTCCCGACGGATGGGAGGTGTCAGCGTGGTATGCGTGAGCAACTTATAAGCCGGGGTAATAGTGCTACAAATCAATCACTCTCGTAAATGCGATTTACGACCTCGAGCAGCTTGGAAGTAACATCGTCTGGCGCAGCGCTTGGAAGCCCTGACACAACCTTGAAAATGCCTTGGAAATCCGTGATTTGAGGAGGTTGTGTCAGGGCTTCTTAGAACTCCAGGCGATCTCTATCACTTCCAAGCCGCTCAAAGTCGTAGCTCACTACAATAATTAACCCACCCACATCTTGCCCTTGGAGTCTGAGAAAGGATCAGAGACTCGAATAACGGAGGGCGAAGCACCAATCGTAGGTAAACCTCCACCCGCAAAAGCAATTAGCGAATCCCAAGATGCAGCCAGAACGTCAGATTTACCGTCACCATTCAAATCCCGCGCGGCCACGCGAACTCCGGTCACAAAATCGACGTTTGGCGGCAGGAACTGGGCAAGGAGAACTTGGGCATTAGATTGAACAAGCGATTTACCAGAATACGCGACCACTCTACCGTTACCCCACTCGCCTGCGCCCAGAATCAGATCGCCATATCCGTCAGAATTCATATCTCCAATCGCAAGAGATACACCCTTACCAGTCACAACCGAACCGGGAGAAAAAGAGTTAAACATTGCAATCGGAGTACCGCCGACTCGCAGCGAAGAACCATCGAAACCAAATACAGCTGTACCAGTCGTATATAAACCAGCAACTGCAAGATCGGCTTTTCCGTCAGCATTGAGATCGCCAAGAGCCAATCGCGTTTGCCCCCAGTACCCAATCACAGGACCAGCCAGAAACTCAGTCAATTTTGCATAATTCCCGCCGCGATACACCCGCACACGCGCCCCGCCTTCGTCAGTACCTAGCGCAATGTCAGCGATGCCGTCTCCTGTTACATCTCCAACGGCAACCGACACCTGACCGTAGTAATAGTTCGCTCCGAGTAGCTGCTCCGAACGCACTTTTCCAGTTGCCCCATCAATAATAACTGCCTGCGAAAACATACCCCCCTTCGACCCGACGACCACATCGGGGATACCGTCACCAGTCACATCACCAGTGGCTACGCTCGCCCCACCTGTATAGCTATCACCAAAGGGGCGAACTCGGAAGCGAACCGAGCCGTCCGAATTAAAGAGTGCAACTGTCGTTACAGGCCCCGCATCGGTTCCCACTGCATACGGCTGCCCAGTCGCGTTGACCGTGAGTGTGGCACTACCAACCACCGAGGACGTGGCTTTATCGGCCAAGTTAATCGAGCGAGTACCCGAGGTCCGGAGCGTGATAGTAAACGTGTGGACTCCGGCATCAGCAGCGGTGAACGTGTAATCAGACGGGAGCCCTGCCAACACGTCACTACTCGTGAACCGAACCGTACCACGGTACCCGGTTGCAATGTTACCGTATGCGTCTTTTGCAGTTGCAGTGACGCTAAACGATGATCCTGAGGCCGCAACCGTCGGAGCCGACAATTGGATTACACTCACCGTCGCCGCGTTGACCGTGAGTGTGGCACTACCAACCACCGAGGACGTGGCTTTATCGGCCAAGTTAATCGAGCGAGTACCCGAGGTCCGGAGCGTGATAGTA
This region of Gemmata massiliana genomic DNA includes:
- a CDS encoding dipeptidase, which translates into the protein MRPMIDAHLDLALNALNYNRDLFLSVPKLREVEKGFTDIKGRGQGTVTFPELKRCRVPVCVATLLARSGPDAATRWGFKRGDIDYATQHIAYSHAFGSLGYYRLLEAQGHLKFIHTRSELTAHWKAWEADPNNTPLGIILSMEGADPIVTPEQVAHWFGLGLRAVGPAHYGLGQYAFGTATDGPMTPAGVKLLKEFMKVGMILDVTHLSDQSFWTAMDVYDGPMLASHHNLRALVPGDRQLTDEQVKELIKRNAVIGSAFDAWMMYPGWVRGETQPAVVGLEAIVDHMDRICQFAGNARHIALGTDLDGGFGTEQTPRDLDTITDVHKLEDILARRGYSSADIDGIFYGNWLRFFGSALPA
- a CDS encoding serine/threonine-protein kinase, with translation MRTLSDLANVLIGCRIVSRTRWERAARAGGGDPGATLDALTAHPPDWYTATPGDTAEAPAGLSEYQRGVIDLWLEGDQTPIERQLTVNQFLLLEKLGEGGQGEVYRGRQLNPPRFVAIKTLTRDTETSRARFEQEARTMMKIQHPSVARFYLYERVRDEDNKPTNEYLIAMELVDGNDLHRMVRWSGPIPWQFAVKWGIDLLGGLAVIHQNGFIHRDVKPANVIPLGPPPEAGTRPNETAAKLLDFGAVGTVESAAVSRSGRRVFVGTREYAPPEQWAERVVPASDLYALGGTLFYALTGRPPYEVEGRDAVAFMKAHSHAPIPLATDFNSNMPQKLSWLLQRMLAKRADDRGTAVELIEEFRELLPTDDAPAKSVKPVRKSKSAQPAPIPARRPLAPPETETQGALDRVFGPVLTIFERVFLPARLRPVPGTAHPFGERVASLLRQPSVLLVFVLLAALFVFWIVW
- a CDS encoding response regulator, which codes for MTATDLVHRPLGGARVLVAEGDADDSVVLTAVLRLNGFDACEARTAEDALKAASDTRPAVLMVDLDLPDLDGCALIRRVRRLPDPPAVVVVTGHTAESVRRAALAAGASAFLLKPADPIELTKLVGQLSEEQLGRKTG
- a CDS encoding CotH kinase family protein, whose protein sequence is MGNGSRFRLHSLWFVGAMGLALTPISAPTAVAKPDNKPGAFEPGQVWDVHITISAEEFAAMQPRTGRGFPGFGPGAAPKAPEKPVDPNREVHRNNFGADLPWATGTVTIGNETFKDIGIRYKGNGTIGDASRTIKKSFKIDLDHFGGTGRFSGSKTINLHCGVADPSKLRESLGYSLYRTAGVPAPRTAFAEVRLTVPGKYDKELLGFYTATEAVDKQFLRNNFGTDAGLLLKPEGVRDFAEMGEDWNQYKKQFAPKRDATPDEAKRVVAFAQLVRKADDATFSKEIDSYLDTDAYLRFLAATAFVANSDGFFTLGHNYYIYLHPKSGRLHFFPWDLDRAFANFMILGTADQQMNLSMAHPYAGTHRLTERVLAVPGMAEKYQKLLKELSAKCFDKERLLKELEATETATKELIARDAKAAQVRKDGAPNGFGFGKPPALKTFIEKRTTSVAAQVAGTSKGHVPTNGGFGGPPPKIGDIMAGPLMGALDTNEDGQLSRDEWIGIAKKVFDASEKDKDGLVDQKALTVGLNGMFPKPPEGSPPPPGGFSLGNFMAGPILSRADANKDGKLTSEELIGAASKLFDAFDKKKAGKLEESAFSEMLSDLFPAPKFGPPPGPPTKDGKKP
- a CDS encoding transposase, with the translated sequence MRESLSAFTTEGLPRDFGRGRGSVPGFAPRSSGNRVSSQPTTACSSTRCSGSPGWVSWRDLPERFGKWNSAWRRFDCWARKGTWAAVFEVLQDPDLEWQPST
- a CDS encoding transposase; this encodes MSTCERHPSDLTDPAGQHRAPIPAGRWPDHLPHVPLREVVNAALDLVWGGRTWRMLPHDVPPRETVSYGFYTWHEAGVWEPVHNALRSEIRARDEGTDPARGNHRPPVGEDHRGGPEGVRAHAQPPALAVGQEAVQVPPGPARGLGRGEVRGK
- a CDS encoding transposase — protein: MAQAQALGRGRGGLSGLSTKIIATIADEDTVLTVDVVPRQAGDAPLLVPVPDRTLARGPVDEIVGDKAFDGDQLRCDCLNREVNPNIPLKSNRDPDQWVFDTDSYKERNRVERLFGKAKPFRRIATRYEKLKVTHFGLLHVVLGFIRLRKLRNVNTP